In the genome of Brachypodium distachyon strain Bd21 chromosome 3, Brachypodium_distachyon_v3.0, whole genome shotgun sequence, the window CACCTGCAGATCCAAGTTGATATTGATTACTGAAGAAGTGTAGATATGCATAACTGGAAGGGAATGCATTTTGATAGTAATTATATGTGCATGCATAATAGGACCCAGTTCTACACACACGGAAGAGAACTATGACCGGTGATACCGGTACCAAGTCACATTAGGAAAATACTTAAGTCCCTCcatccggaaataagtgaattggatttgtatagattcttatacaaatccaagtcacttatttgacggagggagtacaacaggTATATGAAATTTCTGCCATTCATAACTGATGCTGTGACTAGTTACTATCTCAGATTGGTAACACTCTTTAACATAAACACAGCCATAAGATACTAAATGGATCTGGAAGACAAAGCCATCGAAAATAGTTGGCTCCCCATTTATCGCCCATTGTAAAGCAATGTTAATGCAATTGGTACCGTTGGACAATTGTTTGTTGTTAGTTCATTCAAGCCCCTCATGGTATTGTCAAATCACTAGCAACAACCAATGGAAACGATGATAGTAAAGAGTGCCACCAACCAATGAAAGAGATATcagttgagacttgagagtcAACAATCTCAAGATCTACTGCTGGCCAAGTTCACTTTCTGTAAAAGAACAGTTTTACCAGCATCTTTGCCATAACTGATACAAACTATCAGCAAACACCAGTAGTGCAAAACCTAGATTAAGATGATATAGATTTTCCCCAGTTAAAACCGAATCATGGTTCACCAGTTAACATGTTAAATTTGCATAAATTTACCATATTTGAGGTATTCATCAAAATTGGGGGGCTTTAATGCACAATCAAACCTATGACTATTAACTGTGCCATTCAAAATAAGAAGAGACTGTATCTGCACAATTCTTGGATGGGAGAATGCTAGGCCTCAGATCAAAAAAGGTTAACTGTGCCATTCAAAAAAGGTTACCAGAATGTATATTTCCAGAAACCTAACTCGCTGGAATATCTTAAAGACTAactcaaaaaacaaatgacCATGCTAGCTCTTTGCTTTCTCAATACCACTATGCATCCCAGAATGCAAGCAACAAGACATAGTTTGTACAAAGATAACTGAGAATAATGACTTTCTGAACTCACCTCTTCTAGAAGCACAGAAGTTATTCTCAACAATACAGATGAATGGATGCCTTCGTGGAGCAGCATATGCAACAGATATTCCTGCAGGTGTATATTGATCTAATATTAGTACATATGAAGGGTATCACTGGAAGTGGTATGACATTGATGGATACAGCCCAAAGAAAAACAGATTTTTTAATGCAAAATATACATAAACAATTGTTGCTCTTAGGGAAAACTGTAGGATTATGTAAGAATTAATGAACAAACAGAACCAAAGAAGGAACTTACACCACAAAAGTTATCAATGAGAATCATCTATAGATACTTGGAACTATAGTAAAATAGAATATCTAAGAATCTACTACAGTATCTACTAAAATTTCCAGGTTCTCTGAAGTGATATTTTTTCCACCAAGGATATGCTATCAATGAATTACATAAATAGTTCTGGCACAAGGAAGCATCATATTACTTGAAGAACACCAAACTGTATGAAGCTTATATGCATACCACTATCGATAGTCAGGTTCATGATTTGGTGACAATCTAGCTTGAAACTTACAATTTAATTAGTATACTTCATTAGTCACAGGAGATAGGTCATTTGCAAGAGAATTCCAGTTTGTGCAGTTTTATAGTTACAGCAATTGACTGTATATCAACAAGGATTACTTTCTCATTCAGTAGAAAGACATGAGTGCaaagtgaaaaaaagaagtcagAAGTGTTTTCTGAAAGTAATCAGCTTTTAGTGCATAATTTGAGAACAACAGATCAGGTCAAATGATCATAATTGTTATTCCCTAATAGCCTATTTCGAGGATGGTATTCATTTGATAAATGCTCTTTGCCCTGACAACTTTGAGGGGCTAAAATCCTGAATCTAAGCTATATCACTCTGAAACATTCGTTTTATGTACATAAGAGCCTagaacaatttttttgtcaGATGACTAGCTACCCTTCTCCATACATTTATTTGTAACTGGGGGTGCGTGGATTAGGAGTATTTATTTAGGGAGCTTCCATTTAGATCAAGTTTGAACTAAATTCCAAAGCTCACATGAAAACtagtccctccgatccataaaaagtgccGCCTATTTAGTACgtcctctgatccatattaattgtcgaaatattacatgtatctagacgctttttagccATAGATAAATCGATATTTAGGCAATTTTgggacaattaatatggatcggagggagtgcaaaatttgtactgacttagtacaaaattggagacactttttatggatcggagggagtacatctcaTACAAACAGGCATAGTTTCCCAGAAAGGCAGATGCAAGCAAACTGAGAATATGAAATGACACTGTTTTAAGAAGCGGACGCTTAACACGCATAGGGCACTAGGTGCCACCTGACCACCTCACCCGACCAGTCAGTGACTAGGCGCTAGCTACCACCCTGCCATCCCCTAGCATTTACGCATTTAAAACACAGGATAAGGGTATGTTCCACTATAAATAACTGCATGACTCGAATTTAGTAATTTTGCAATCTCTGACCCACATTCGGACAAATGGATCAGCGATAAAGCTTCAGATCAGCTACTATGAATGAAATAAGCAAGTATTTGGAAAAAGTTACACAATGTAAATCTAAATCTCTTAATCTCATTACACAACAGTTATCTTTATTTATATCTTTTGGGAAACTCAGTCTCAAAGCAACAAGGCTATTTGTATTGCAAGTGCTATATTTCATAATTGAGACAGGTCAAGTGTACCATCCCAGCATTGCACTTCTATTAGTATCCATAGTCATGTTGTAATTTCACCATATTCCACAAGCAAAACAAGGCTTATGATGCCCATCTGGGGTAAAATGACCTAGCGTCCGGAAACATGCCTCATTCATTTACCACCGATCACTATGCAATAACCCAGCACCTAATGTGGGAAGTGCTTCATGATTTTTGCAATTCCTATGAAGCATTGGATGCCGACAGCTAGATGAGCGAATTAACACTGTAACCTGGCTATATCGGAGCAGTACACAACACAAGGAGCGCAAGGGGGGACTCACCTGCTACAAGGTAGGCAGCAGATGCGGCGAAGAGGACGGCGGATGGCACGAAGACCACCATCCAATAGAAGTCGGCGGCCTCGGCTGTGGTCATGTAGAACGCCCCACCTCGGTACCGGTACGCctcgggctcctcctcccggctGCTGGCATTCGCCGGGAGCGCCTCCAGCATGCGGCGTTCGCGGCAGAAGGGCCGCTCCGCGGGCTCGGCAGGGAACACGATCCCGAGGCtgacccccgccgccgcgacggcggccacggcgacgCAGGCGGCAGCCAGCCCcgcgagcgggcggcggaggcgcggcagcGCGCGCTCCTCGTGCCGCAGCGCCTCGTACGCGCCCCGCGGCATGATGGCCTGCCGGAGGGCGTCGCCAAGCAGTGCCATCGGCGGCGGAAGGCTCGGTGGGCGGAGGCTACAGCCCTAGACGCGGTGTTGCCAGTAGGTGCAGGGATTCGGGGCCGGGGAAGAGGGGAAAAGAGGAGGAACCGAGCCGCCGAGGAGGGAGGGCTTTTCGGTTGCCTTGCAGCAGAGGAAAAGACCACGAGTGTGGTGCGATCTCTAGTTTTCTTTAGacgctttttttcttttggcaaaGTCACACCTTTCGATATGGTTATGCTCCGAAGTCCAAAATTATGGGAAAGAAAATTGTTAAGGGAAATTGTAAAAAGATTTGAAAATATCATTGTGGATGTACAGGATACTCCCCCTGCATTAGCTGTTTTCTGCTTTCTACACGTATCAATGTAGATTCTGGTGTTATATTGAGTGGTGCAATGGCTAATTTACGGGTATCAATGTAGATGGGTCATTTAAGTACAAACAGAACGTTGTCATCTAGAATCTCATCAATGCAAACCACAATGATTCGTGACCAGTCTTCAATCAATCTCCTTCCATGCATCTAGAAGGTCATTAAGGTTGTTGTCATTAACTTTTCATGTGTGCATTGCGTTGACACATGGTTCGCTTTTTCAACCTCTGATTTATTCTTCCAAGCACATGAAACATGGGTTGTTCACATTGATTTCTATTGGCAATTACATGTGGCATTGGCTTTCTTAGCGAGCTCCTGTCGTCATCATCATTGAGCTACTGGATCGTCACACCTTTGGACACGAAAAGGAGTGTGGTGGAAGAATTTCTAAAATTATCCATGACACACGGTGTCGTAGTTCTATGAGTATACATAATTTTCCATCTTTTAATGGTTTGTTTGTATTGTAGTATTTTCAAAAGAATGTTGAAGAATTCTAATTTATAGGGGGGGAAATGACAAGAGCCCTTTGATCCATAGGGATTGGGGTTGTGGAAATCGTGTGAAACACATTCATTAGAGCCCAATTGCATCCCAATCCTAGAATgagctcatttttttttctttaactaTTTAACTACTTCCCGATCtattattttttgttcctATTTAACTAAATCTTGCCAATATGGATTGATTAATTACATGGAATTAGTTAGTTTGAATAGGTTCACGTCATAGAGAATTGCTTCCAATCTTTAGCGACTAATACCGGAGCTGGATATAAATAAACATTAATAATTGACCAAATCTTTTTGAACTAATTAAAGCTTTTTTATGCTCTGATCTACATCATCAAGTTAGTTTTCGGTCCTCAAAAACTAATGCAAGGGCTGGATTTGAAACTCAACTTTATTATGAGGCATTGGCGaacgataaaaaaaaattaaggtaGGGCGAACTAATATCCCTACACataacatttaatatttatttatggtTGCAACAATGTATtttgatgtattttttttttagttttttaataatttgtatggcattgtatttttcaacatttaaaatttgaataggTGAATTTGTATTGATTTTGGGAATCAATTTAATATTTACGAGTGCTCGTAACAAGGCGGCTACAATAAGTCTCATAGAAATACAGATCACTAGCAAAcatatagttatattttttgtaAATACCTCATCAAAATATGAATGCGTGTTTGTGATGATCTTTGTGCTACGTATCTTTGGTAATCTAATGTTTCATACAACGCTATAACAAATAGATATGGATTGTCAACTCAGGTTTTTGTAACTGTTAATCTGtagttatatattttattctaGAAACATCTCGGTActtgcacacaaaaaaagatcaaGTAGATACGTGACATAGCAAACGAGACTATTCTCAACAAATATATTGTTACATTAACAATAGTATAAAAAGtataaaatataaatgtattgtGTATAAAATAATTGGGTCGGGCCGGCCCGAGGCCCCACCTGTGCCGTGTCTGGGCTTCAACCTCAGGCCCTCAGGCCGGGCCAGGCACGAAccgtttatttatttttcttttttggattaATACATTTGGCCATTAACCTTTTCAATTCTGGCCCAAGCCAACTCATCTTTACATTTGGCCCGTGAACTCAACTAGTTTTCGCCCAAatctaacattttttttctaccttAGGCCTGAGGGGCCTTGCTGGGCCGTTGGCTACCTATATTTTGGCCCATCCGtccctcatcttcctcctcacgtgcgcgagcgccgccgcccctccctccccatcccgctgccaGGCGCTGCAGACCCCTGCCTCGTCTCCTCCACCGTAGGTATCTATCTCCCATTCGATTCTCTCGGTCCCGACCTCCCTTCACCCCACTAGGGGACGaaccctttagctccccgtcataatcttccccaattcgtaactgaggcaaaaatcaaggtagggcggccgccctaccttgccctatcGAGTCCTCCGCCCGTGTTATGAGGTGACCACAAAAGGATAGATAGGTGATCATGATAAGGAGAATATATCATATATTATGTTAGCTCTATCTCTAGTGGTACTACTATGGCGCGGTAGTTTTTTATGGGGATCaaccacaattgcatattctCGAAATTTGTGCCTCAAAATGATGTGATCTTTGCTCTGAAAGATCAAGACTGTTATGATGCATATTCCTATATAAGGGGAAGGAGGCACCTATGAGAAGGGACCACAAACTAcacccaaaaagaaaagaaaaacatatgcAAGAGTCATGCTTGAACACCCCGAGTATATATGGAGCCATATCCATCTCGTCTAGTTCTAGATCCGATCCTCTGGGTGGATCGCCACATTGACTTGATACCCTGGTGGTCCTCTGGAGATAATAAAGAACAAAGCACGATGTAGCCTTTTACCCTAAGCAAGACCTCAACCTGGGTATATCGGTGTCTAATTCTACTTCCTGCTTTATCGAATCTTTGTTTGGCCAACAATCGCCTCTTGCGTATTATTGAATCTATCAAACATctattttcttatttattgAGTCTTCGTTTGGAGAACAATTGCCTCTCGTGTATTGTTCAATCGAACATCTATTTCCTCATTTAATGAATGTTTGTTGGCCAACAATCACCTCTTGTGTATTGTTTTGAATACAAGATGAATAGATGATTTGACCGAATGAGTTCGAATCAttatatatataataataataattaatgTATGCAAGTAGAATATATTCACAAGGACTATTCTAGGGCACCAATTTGGATGTCCATAGGCTAGTCAATCTTCAGATTTACACCCCCGAGGGAGCTCACTTGAACTGCACATTGCTAGAAAATGTTTGGCCGAACTTCCAGCTGGGTGGCACCAATTTTTTGAATGCAAGTGTTTGGCCATTATTGTTGGTCACTCTGAATGAGAGGCTCTGACCAGTGAGGTACGCCAGAGAGTGCCAATTTGCACCCCAGTTGCGTGCCATGGGCATCCAATCGGATGAATTGGCGCCCCTAACGTCCATTGACTTGATCGAACCAATACCTCCGACATTGGTCACAAGAACAAGCTGGAAGTAGTCATGTCCGTTGATCGTGAACCGCACACCGCCTCGCCTCACACATGGAACCCTGCAGTTAGGCATCATTAGTCGAAGACAACCGCTACAAGTGACTTCGTCAAGATTTTGTGACATATTTACTCTTTGCGGTGTGTGGCCGTGTGTGCTTCGGCACAGAGACTGGGTGTGTGATACTCTTTGCTTGTATCGTTCGATATAAACTttgagatcaataaaaactaccattttcggaaaaaaaaattactctttgcagcttgcttttttttctcgattttgttcttcttttattAGGTACCTTCGGTACACAACTGGGATGATGCCGG includes:
- the LOC100834020 gene encoding uncharacterized protein LOC100834020 → MALLGDALRQAIMPRGAYEALRHEERALPRLRRPLAGLAAACVAVAAVAAAGVSLGIVFPAEPAERPFCRERRMLEALPANASSREEEPEAYRYRGGAFYMTTAEAADFYWMVVFVPSAVLFAASAAYLVAGISVAYAAPRRHPFICIVENNFCASRRGGVRCLSILNAVFAIIFGLMAIILGSTLLALGSSCSVPLFWCYEITAWGLVILYGGTAFFLRRKAAAVLDEGDYATHSVGLEMLETTIEVTPEMQRRVNDGFKTWMGSSLLSSDDEEEASDDYVEHNTPSPKASVQHRQENDLES